From a region of the Babylonia areolata isolate BAREFJ2019XMU chromosome 21, ASM4173473v1, whole genome shotgun sequence genome:
- the LOC143296667 gene encoding uncharacterized protein LOC143296667 has product MESNHSLHTEVQTIGLNTTFEDGCSESEVLFIVQDHSSSDDHHSIVSSEVEIIARKMKDSLLAFLFLIGGPANVINMAVFFKQGLKDRVNLCLFALALTDELHLIMGMIHHGEQLHLQFAKTGHYGPIDTFLTNNNLLGLMGFNFISYILSAIIATERCLCVLNPLKFQTLLRTRTMAAIIAAAYIFVLSLYSIMAFRYRVGCVYDPESGTVSMTGIVGDFYKRHQELIDNLESFVFGVGLPGFVMVVVVTTTRLTVVKLRQVVTWRAETSSSISPREVALTKMLVGTSILFMACIFPVALIRFSWLFFEGMNTGGHQNLSFFLTSLWVSEVFTFINASLNIFVYYAMGSRYRETFWALFGKKSLPQKE; this is encoded by the coding sequence ATGGAAAGTAACCACTCGCTTCACACGGAGGTCCAAACGATTGGCCTGAACACGACGTTTGAAGATGGCTGCAGTGAAAGTGAAGTTCTGTTCATCGTGCAAGATCATTCATCATCGGATGACCACCACAGTATTGTAAGCTCTGAAGTGGAAATCATTGCGCGTAAAATGAAGGACAGTCTGCTGGCTTTCCTGTTTCTGATTGGAGGACCAGcaaacgtcatcaacatggcggtgttctTTAAACAGGGCCTCAAGGATCGTGTCAACCTGTGTCTCTTCGCCTTGGCTTTGACTGACGAGCTCCACCTGATCATGGGAATGATTCACCACGGGGAGCAGTTACATCTACAGTTCGCAAAAACAGGACACTATGGCCCCATTGATACTTTCCTGACCAACAACAACCTGTTGGGTTTGATGGGCTTCAACTTCATTTCATACATCCTGTCCGCCATTATCGCCACCGAGAGATGTCTCTGTGTTCTCAATCCACTCAAATTCCAGACTCTGCTGCGCACTCGGACGATGGCTGCCATCATTGCTGCTGCATACATCTTTGTGTTGAGTCTGTATTCCATCATGGCGTTTCGATATCGTGTTGGCTGCGTTTATGATCCAGAATCTGGAACCGTGTCAATGACAGGGATTGTAGGAGACTTCTACAAACGTCACCAGGAACTGATCGACAATCTGGAAAGTTTCGTGTTCGGTGTTGGCCTGCCTGGGTTTGTGATGGTTGTTGTGGTCACAACTACAAGACTCACCGTTGTCAAACTCCGTCAGGTTGTGACGTGGCGTGCCgaaacctcctcctccatctctccccgtgAAGTGGCCCTCACCAAGATGCTGGTCGGCACGTCCATTCTCTTCATGGCTTGTATTTTCCCTGTTGCTCTCATCCGATTCAGCTGGCTGTTTTTTGAAGGGATGAACACGGGTGGGCATCAAAATCTGAGTTTCTTCCTGACCAGTTTATGGGTGTCTGAAGTGTTCACCTTCATCAACGCCAGCCTCAACATCTTCGTGTATTACGCCATGGGGTCCCGCTACAGAGAAACGTTTTGGGCACTGTTCGGCAAAAAGTCGCTGCCACAAAAAGAGTGA
- the LOC143296439 gene encoding uncharacterized protein LOC143296439, with the protein MDVTHAVHGNIHTLGPNVTFEDGCSESEVIFIDMHHLPSDDHHNIVSSEVEIIARKIKDCLVSFLFLIGGPANVINMAVFWKQGVKDRVNLCLFVLSLTDELHLIMGMIHHGEQLHLQFTTKEKFGPIDTFLTNNNLLGLMGFNFISYILSAIIATERCLCVLNPLKFQTLLRTRTMAAIILLVYSLVLSLYFIMAFRYRIGCVYDPSSEAVTKTGVTGEFYERHQELIDNLESFVFGVGLPGFVMVVVVTTTRLTVVKLRQIVTWRAETSSSISPREVALTKMLVGTSILFMACIFPVALIRFSWLFLPGMNSGHQNLSFFLTSLWITELFTFINASLNIFVYYAMGSRYRETFWALFGRKSRQKDDQPSQTFTTSESKQAA; encoded by the coding sequence ATGGATGTCACTCACGCGGTTCACGGCAACATCCACACTCTCGGGCCAAACGTGACCTTTGAAGATGGGTGCAGTGAAAGTGAAGTTATATTCATTGACATGCACCATTTACCATCAGACGACCACCACAACATCGTCAGTTCAGAAGTGGAAATCATCGCACGTAAAATAAAAGATTGCCTCGTGTCGTTTCTGTTTCTGATTGGTGGACCAGctaacgtcatcaacatggcggtgttctGGAAACAGGGCGTGAAGGATCGTGTCAACCTGtgtctctttgttctgtctttaacTGACGAGCTCCACCTGATCATGGGAATGATTCACCACGGGGAGCAGCTTCATTTGCAGTTCACAACCAAAGAGAAATTTGGGCCCATTGATACTTTCCTGACCAACAACAACCTGTTGGGTTTGATGGGCTTCAACTTCATTTCATACATCCTGTCCGCCATTATCGCCACTGAGAGATGTCTCTGTGTTCTCAATCCACTCAAATTCCAGACTTTGTTGCGCACTCGAACGATGGCTGCTATCATTTTGCTCGTGTACTCCCTGGTGTTGAGTCTGTATTTCATCATGGCGTTTCGATATCGCATTGGTTGTGTTTATGATCCATCGTCTGAAGCGGTCACAAAGACTGGGGTCACCGGGGAATTTTACGAACGGCACCAGGAACTGATCGACAATCTGGAAAGTTTCGTGTTCGGTGTTGGCCTGCCTGGGTTTGTGATGGTTGTTGTGGTCACAACTACAAGACTCACCGTTGTGAAACTCCGTCAGATTGTGACGTGGCGTGCCgaaacctcctcctccatctctccccgtgAAGTGGCCCTCACCAAGATGCTGGTCGGCACGTCCATTCTCTTCATGGCTTGTATTTTCCCTGTTGCTCTCATCCGATTCAGCTGGCTGTTTCTCCCGGGGATGAACTCCGGGCATCAGAATCTGAGTTTCTTCCTGACCAGTCTGTGGATCACTGAACTGTTCACCTTCATCAACGCCAGCCTCAACATCTTCGTGTATTACGCCATGGGGTCTCGCTACAGAGAAACGTTTTGGGCACTGTTCGGTAGAAAGTCGAGACAAAAAGACGATCAGCCATCGCAGACTTTCACGACCTCAGAGTCAAAGCAAGCTGCTTAG